GGGATTGAACGAACCCGCTGTCGCGAGAGTGGGGTGATCGGTTAGAGCGGTTTCCACTCACTCTGGCTCATATCCTGCGGGGGTGAAGAAGTTTGCGCATTCGGCTGGTGTGAATAGATCGATGAGCGAGCCGATGGTGCGCCAGAGGCCGTCGACGGTGCGTTCGGCGGCTTTTCGGAGCAGGGGCTTCAGCTTGGCGAACGCGTTTTCGATCGGGTTGGAGTCCGGGCTGTAGGGGGCAGGAACCGCAACTCAGCGCCGGCGGCTTTTGATCGCCGTGCGGACGGCGGGCGATTTGTGGCTTGAGAGATTGTCCATGATCACGATGTCGCCTGGCTTGAGCTCGTGCACGAGGATCTGGTCGACATAGGCATCGAAGGCCCGCTGGTTGATCAGGGCGTCCAGCACCATGGGCGCGACGATGCCCGACAGCCGCAGACCGGCGACGAACGTCGTCGTCTTCCAGTGGCCAAACGGCACGCCTATGCGCAGCCGTTCACCGCGCGGGGCGCGGCCATGGGTGCGTGCGATGGCGGTGGACGCCCAGGTCTCGTCGATGAACACCAAGCGGTCCGGATCGAGATCGGGCTGCGCCTCGAACCATGCCAGCCGGCGCATCAGGACATCCGCACGGTCCTGCT
This genomic stretch from Rhodospirillales bacterium harbors:
- a CDS encoding transposase, whose product is MRRLAWFEAQPDLDPDRLVFIDETWASTAIARTHGRAPRGERLRIGVPFGHWKTTTFVAGLRLSGIVAPMVLDALINQRAFDAYVDQILVHELKPGDIVIMDNLSSHKSPAVRTAIKSRRR